One Kineococcus aurantiacus genomic window carries:
- a CDS encoding tyrosine recombinase: MSAQPLAPPTGAPEEAPAALRSAVRDYLGHLQVERGLSANTLGAYRRDLARYVRFLAARGVADPTGVDEAVVAAFVAALRSGEDGGTPLTASSAARTASAVRGWHRFLHAEGRSADDPALLVRPPAPPRRSPAALTVEEVTRLLQVAGLGGEGEPAAVPLRDRALLEVLYGCGARISEAVGLDVDDVPSRLAGRPGVFRLRGSGAKERLVPLGSLAQDALEQYLLRSRPLLAGRGAGTGALFVNTRGGRLSRQSAWAVLQTAARRAGITRAVSPHTLRHSFATHLLRDGADVRAVQELLGHASVTTTQVYTTLVTADARREVRTGSPS, translated from the coding sequence GTGTCCGCCCAGCCCCTCGCCCCGCCCACGGGTGCGCCCGAGGAGGCGCCCGCCGCGCTGCGCTCGGCGGTGCGGGACTACCTCGGTCACCTGCAGGTCGAGCGGGGGCTGAGCGCCAACACCCTGGGGGCCTACCGCCGCGACCTGGCCCGCTACGTCCGCTTCCTCGCCGCGCGGGGCGTCGCCGACCCGACCGGTGTGGACGAGGCCGTCGTCGCGGCGTTCGTCGCGGCGCTGCGCTCGGGGGAGGACGGCGGCACCCCGCTGACGGCCAGCTCCGCGGCGCGCACGGCGTCGGCGGTGCGCGGCTGGCACCGGTTCCTGCACGCCGAGGGGCGCAGCGCGGACGACCCGGCCCTGCTGGTGCGCCCGCCGGCGCCGCCGCGGCGCTCGCCCGCGGCGTTGACGGTGGAGGAGGTCACCCGCCTGCTGCAGGTGGCGGGGCTGGGCGGTGAGGGGGAGCCGGCGGCGGTGCCGCTGCGGGACCGGGCGCTGCTGGAGGTGCTCTACGGCTGCGGGGCCCGCATCAGCGAGGCCGTCGGGCTGGACGTGGACGACGTCCCGTCGCGGCTGGCGGGGCGCCCGGGCGTGTTCCGCCTGCGGGGTTCGGGGGCTAAGGAGCGCCTCGTGCCCCTGGGGTCCCTCGCGCAGGACGCCCTGGAGCAGTACCTCCTGCGATCCCGGCCGCTGCTGGCGGGGCGCGGCGCCGGCACCGGCGCCCTGTTCGTCAACACGCGCGGTGGCCGCCTGTCGCGGCAGAGCGCCTGGGCCGTCCTGCAGACCGCCGCCCGCCGGGCCGGCATCACCCGGGCGGTGTCCCCGCACACCCTGCGGCACTCCTTCGCCACGCACCTGCTGCGGGACGGGGCCGACGTCCGGGCCGTCCAGGAGCTGCTGGGGCACGCCTCGGTGACCACGACGCAGGTCTACACGACGCTCGTCACCGCCGACGCCCGGCGCGAGGTGCGCACCGGGTCGCCCTCGTGA
- a CDS encoding copper transporter: MIDFRYHVVSLVSVFLALAVGIVLGAGPLNEGISTGITDQVRQLTTEKNQLRTERDQALTTVDQQDAWAEAVAPALVARQLGGRGVAVVELPGADSSQVDATVSALEAAGAQVSAQVTVQERWIDTSAAATAERQEAASSLAAQLPTTPAADATPEDLLAAELARALVTTELAQSTELDQGAQTVLTTLSDAGLVEVQGDGGPAVARGTLALVVGGAPDTDTTDAQQEATTTTWNAVAAALDAASAGAVVAGPAESTADGGVVAALRADDDVTRDVSSVDDLDSPIGRVNVVLALRQQLSGGVGQYGTADSATAVSPPLPAVAP, encoded by the coding sequence GTGATCGACTTCCGGTACCACGTGGTCTCGCTGGTGTCGGTGTTCCTCGCCCTCGCCGTCGGCATCGTGCTGGGCGCCGGACCCCTCAACGAGGGCATCTCCACGGGCATCACCGACCAGGTCAGGCAGCTCACGACCGAGAAGAACCAGCTGCGGACCGAGCGCGACCAGGCCCTGACGACGGTCGACCAGCAGGACGCCTGGGCCGAGGCCGTCGCCCCGGCCCTGGTGGCCCGCCAGCTCGGCGGCCGCGGCGTCGCCGTCGTCGAGCTGCCCGGGGCCGACTCCAGCCAGGTCGACGCGACGGTCAGCGCCCTGGAGGCCGCCGGGGCCCAGGTTTCGGCCCAGGTCACCGTCCAGGAGCGCTGGATCGACACGTCCGCCGCGGCGACCGCCGAGCGGCAGGAGGCCGCGAGCTCGCTCGCGGCGCAGCTGCCGACGACCCCGGCCGCCGACGCCACCCCCGAGGACCTGCTGGCCGCGGAGCTGGCGCGGGCGCTGGTGACCACCGAGCTCGCGCAGTCCACCGAGCTCGACCAGGGGGCGCAGACCGTCCTGACGACCCTGTCCGACGCCGGGCTCGTCGAGGTCCAGGGCGACGGAGGCCCGGCGGTCGCGCGCGGCACCCTGGCCCTCGTGGTCGGCGGGGCTCCCGACACCGACACCACCGACGCCCAGCAGGAGGCGACGACCACCACCTGGAACGCCGTCGCCGCGGCCCTGGACGCCGCCAGCGCCGGCGCGGTCGTGGCGGGACCCGCGGAGTCCACCGCCGACGGCGGGGTCGTCGCCGCGCTGCGCGCCGACGACGACGTGACGCGGGACGTCAGCAGCGTCGACGACCTCGACTCCCCGATCGGGCGCGTCAACGTGGTCCTGGCGCTGCGCCAGCAGCTGTCCGGCGGCGTCGGGCAGTACGGCACCGCCGACTCGGCCACGGCCGTCAGCCCGCCGCTGCCCGCGGTCGCCCCGTGA
- a CDS encoding lipid II flippase MurJ, producing MTPRARSVAAAAASVALLTVLARLAGFGRVLAFSQTVGDTCLGTAYTTANQVPNVLFEVVAGGALAGVLVPLLSSRFASGDAADRAAASRTASAALTWSVLALLAVGALTAVLARPVMGLLLREGAVRQCGDSLLHTGTVMLWVFLPQVPLYAVAVVFAGVLQAQQRFTAPAAAPLVSSLVVGGSYLLVGVLVPARVVRGEPGDVPAAAVAVLAGGTTLGVVALALTHVPALRGPVRWRPALRPAPGDGARLRSLALSGLAVLLAQQVVTVAITVASNGVPGAVNRWSYAWALFLLPYAVLAVPVATAVFPRLARAADTGRAELAALLAPAVRTVLLVSSLGAAVLAAVAAPVAVVFVAGRAGSGQTGDLSLALVLFAPALLGYGMVALLTRALYTVGAGRQAATGTVAGWAVVLAGVVVLPLLLPADRVVAALAVAHTLGLSVSGALLLRSAHRAVPGAATGAGRVLAAAVLAGAAAGGAGSAVTTWWRADHVAPAVGQGVLVAAGATLVWLAVARLSAPADLAALAGSARRAVRR from the coding sequence GTGACCCCACGTGCGCGGTCGGTGGCCGCCGCCGCGGCGTCCGTGGCGCTGCTGACGGTCCTCGCCCGGCTCGCGGGCTTCGGCCGGGTCCTGGCCTTCAGCCAGACCGTGGGCGACACCTGCCTCGGCACGGCCTACACCACGGCCAACCAGGTCCCCAACGTGCTGTTCGAGGTCGTCGCCGGTGGCGCCCTGGCCGGTGTCCTCGTCCCGCTGCTGTCGTCCCGGTTCGCCTCCGGGGACGCCGCGGACCGGGCGGCGGCTTCCCGCACGGCGTCGGCCGCGCTGACGTGGAGCGTGCTAGCCCTGCTCGCCGTCGGCGCCCTCACCGCCGTCCTGGCCCGGCCGGTGATGGGTCTGCTGCTGCGCGAGGGGGCCGTGCGCCAGTGCGGGGACTCCCTGCTGCACACCGGCACCGTGATGCTCTGGGTCTTCCTGCCGCAGGTGCCGCTGTACGCGGTGGCCGTCGTGTTCGCCGGGGTCCTGCAGGCCCAGCAGCGCTTCACCGCCCCCGCCGCCGCGCCCCTGGTGTCCAGCCTCGTCGTCGGCGGGAGCTACCTGCTCGTCGGCGTGCTCGTGCCGGCCCGCGTCGTCCGGGGCGAGCCCGGCGACGTGCCCGCCGCCGCGGTCGCCGTCCTCGCCGGCGGGACGACCCTGGGGGTCGTCGCCCTCGCGCTGACGCACGTCCCGGCCCTGCGGGGACCGGTGCGCTGGCGCCCGGCGTTGCGTCCCGCGCCCGGTGACGGCGCCCGCCTGCGGTCGCTGGCCCTGTCCGGGCTGGCGGTGCTGCTGGCCCAGCAGGTCGTCACCGTCGCGATCACGGTGGCCTCCAACGGCGTCCCGGGGGCGGTCAACCGCTGGAGCTACGCCTGGGCGCTGTTCCTGCTGCCGTACGCCGTGCTCGCCGTCCCCGTCGCCACGGCCGTCTTCCCGCGCCTGGCGCGCGCCGCCGACACCGGCCGGGCCGAGCTGGCCGCCCTGCTCGCCCCCGCGGTGCGCACGGTGCTGCTCGTCAGCTCCCTGGGCGCGGCGGTCCTGGCCGCGGTCGCGGCCCCCGTCGCCGTCGTCTTCGTCGCCGGCCGCGCCGGGTCCGGCCAGACGGGCGACCTGTCCCTGGCCCTGGTGCTGTTCGCCCCCGCCCTGCTGGGATACGGCATGGTCGCCCTGCTGACCCGCGCGCTCTACACCGTCGGCGCCGGGCGGCAGGCCGCGACCGGGACCGTCGCGGGGTGGGCCGTGGTCCTGGCCGGGGTCGTGGTCCTGCCGCTGCTGCTGCCGGCCGACCGGGTCGTGGCGGCGCTCGCGGTCGCGCACACCCTCGGGCTGAGCGTCTCGGGCGCTCTGCTGCTCCGGTCGGCGCACCGGGCGGTGCCCGGCGCGGCGACCGGAGCCGGCCGTGTCCTGGCCGCGGCCGTGCTGGCGGGTGCGGCGGCCGGCGGCGCGGGGAGCGCGGTGACCACCTGGTGGCGCGCCGACCACGTCGCGCCGGCCGTGGGGCAGGGCGTCCTCGTCGCCGCCGGTGCGACCCTCGTGTGGCTCGCCGTGGCGCGGCTGAGCGCACCCGCCGACCTGGCGGCGCTGGCCGGCAGTGCCCGGCGGGCCGTCCGCCGATGA
- the recN gene encoding DNA repair protein RecN: MIEEIHIRSLGVIRDARLPLGPGLTVITGETGAGKTMVVTGLNLLMGERADAGAVRAGDDTAVVEGRVQVPDDGPVAARAREAGGDLDEGSLLLARTLSAGGRSRAHVGGRGAPVGVLAELSEHLIAVHGQTDQLRLRSAAQQLRVLDAFAGSVVTDDLTTYRGLHARWRAVSDEHDHVAGHTAERAREAELLRLGLAEIERVDPQPDEDTALREEASRLAHVEVLRTAAATAHEALTGAGEDGIGDDGADTRVDAARRALTQAGEHDATLAGLAARAEEVSYLLADLSTEIAAYAQSLEADPLRLQVVEERRAQLNTLVRRHAEDLSEGVAGVLRWAQEAAERLLDLDDDGRLDALAKERDELERDLRSLAGRMTAARTASAVALEERVAAELAALAMPSARVEVAVRTGHDLGPAGCDGVELLLAAHSGAAPRPLARGASGGELSRVMLALEVVLAGADPVPTMVFDEVDAGVGGRAAVEIGRRLARLARTTQVVVVTHLAQVAAFADTHLTVVKTDDGSVTESGVVALDDEGRVSELARMLSGRGSGTERAHAEELLRSSRAEAVQDEPPARAPKARTARAARSATAPVGRSAPASGRSGRRRTQG; the protein is encoded by the coding sequence GTGATCGAGGAGATCCACATCCGTTCCCTCGGCGTCATCCGCGACGCCCGGCTCCCGCTGGGCCCGGGCCTGACGGTCATCACGGGCGAGACCGGGGCCGGCAAGACGATGGTCGTCACGGGGTTGAACCTGCTCATGGGCGAGCGCGCCGACGCCGGCGCCGTGCGGGCCGGGGACGACACCGCGGTCGTCGAGGGCCGCGTGCAGGTCCCCGACGACGGCCCGGTCGCGGCCCGCGCCCGCGAGGCCGGCGGCGACCTCGACGAGGGATCCCTGCTGCTGGCCCGCACCCTGTCGGCCGGCGGTCGCAGCCGGGCCCACGTCGGCGGGCGCGGCGCCCCCGTGGGCGTGCTGGCCGAGCTGTCCGAGCACCTCATCGCCGTCCACGGGCAGACCGACCAGCTCCGGCTGCGCTCGGCGGCCCAGCAGCTGAGGGTCCTCGACGCCTTCGCCGGGTCCGTCGTCACCGACGACCTGACGACCTACCGGGGTCTGCACGCGCGCTGGCGGGCGGTCAGCGACGAGCACGACCACGTCGCCGGGCACACCGCCGAGCGGGCCCGGGAGGCCGAGCTCCTGCGGCTGGGTCTCGCCGAGATCGAGCGCGTCGACCCCCAGCCCGACGAGGACACCGCCCTGCGCGAGGAGGCGTCGCGGCTGGCGCACGTCGAGGTGCTGCGCACGGCCGCCGCGACGGCGCACGAGGCGCTCACCGGCGCTGGTGAGGACGGGATCGGGGACGACGGGGCCGACACCCGCGTCGACGCCGCCCGCCGCGCGCTGACGCAGGCCGGCGAGCACGACGCGACGCTGGCCGGGCTCGCCGCGCGCGCCGAGGAGGTCTCCTACCTGCTCGCGGACCTGTCCACCGAGATCGCGGCCTACGCGCAGTCCCTGGAGGCCGACCCCCTCCGGCTGCAGGTCGTCGAGGAACGACGCGCCCAGCTGAACACCCTGGTCCGCCGCCACGCCGAGGACCTCTCCGAGGGCGTGGCGGGGGTGCTGCGCTGGGCGCAGGAGGCGGCCGAGCGCCTGCTGGACCTCGACGACGACGGCCGGCTGGACGCCCTGGCGAAGGAGCGCGACGAGCTCGAGCGCGACCTGCGCTCCCTCGCGGGCCGGATGACGGCGGCGCGGACGGCCAGCGCGGTCGCGCTGGAGGAGCGGGTGGCCGCCGAGCTGGCGGCGCTGGCCATGCCCAGCGCCCGCGTGGAGGTCGCCGTCCGCACGGGGCACGACCTGGGCCCGGCCGGCTGCGACGGCGTGGAGCTGCTGCTGGCCGCCCACTCCGGCGCGGCACCGCGGCCGCTGGCGCGCGGGGCCTCCGGCGGTGAGCTGTCGCGCGTCATGCTGGCCCTGGAGGTCGTCCTGGCCGGGGCCGACCCGGTGCCCACCATGGTCTTCGACGAGGTCGACGCGGGGGTCGGCGGTCGCGCCGCGGTCGAGATCGGCCGCCGGCTGGCCCGGCTGGCCCGCACCACCCAGGTCGTCGTGGTCACCCACCTCGCCCAGGTCGCCGCCTTCGCCGACACCCACCTGACGGTCGTCAAGACCGACGACGGCAGCGTCACCGAGTCCGGCGTCGTGGCGCTGGACGACGAGGGCCGGGTGAGCGAGCTGGCGCGCATGCTGTCCGGACGGGGGTCGGGCACCGAGCGGGCCCACGCCGAGGAGCTCCTGAGGTCCTCGCGTGCAGAAGCGGTGCAGGACGAGCCGCCCGCGCGGGCCCCGAAGGCGCGGACGGCGCGTGCGGCGCGGAGCGCCACCGCGCCCGTGGGACGATCGGCTCCGGCCTCGGGCAGGAGCGGGAGGCGACGGACGCAGGGGTGA
- a CDS encoding CTP synthase translates to MANRSTPESITQHVFVTGGVASSLGKGLTASSLGRLLRARGLRVAMQKLDPYLNVDPGTMNPFQHGEVFVTDDGAETDLDIGHYERFLDVRFDASANVTTGQVYSAVIAKERRGEYLGDTVQVIPHITNEIVDRMRAQAREDIDVIITEVGGTVGDIESLPFLEAARQVRQRLGRDNVFFVHVSLVPYIGPSGELKTKPTQHSVAQLRNIGIQPDAIVCRADREIPESVKRKIASMCDVDDEAVIACVDAPSIYDIPKVIHREGLDAYLVRKLNLSFRDVDWSTWDDLLRRVHNPRRRVEIALVGKYIDLPDAYLSVTEALRAGGFAEDAKVDIRWVASDDCKTPEGARKQLHGVDAVCVPGGFGVRGIEGKLGALKWSRENGVPTLGLCLGLQCMVIEYARNVAGLKNASSTEFEPDAKHPVIATMAEQREIVSGEGDMGGTMRLGSYDAVLQPGSVVAATYGSERISERHRHRYEVNNSYRDQLSAKGLVFSGTSPDRELVEFVELPAEVHPYYVGTQAHPEFKSRPTRSHPLFSGLVAAALLRQREGQLLDVDPEPAAEAGLVEELTDVKA, encoded by the coding sequence GTGGCGAACCGCAGCACTCCCGAGTCCATCACCCAGCACGTCTTCGTGACCGGGGGTGTGGCCAGCTCCCTCGGGAAGGGGTTGACCGCCTCCAGCCTCGGTCGTCTCCTCCGCGCCCGCGGTCTGCGCGTCGCGATGCAGAAGCTCGACCCCTACCTCAACGTCGACCCCGGCACGATGAACCCGTTCCAGCACGGCGAGGTCTTCGTGACCGACGACGGCGCCGAGACGGACCTCGACATCGGCCACTACGAGCGCTTCCTCGACGTGCGCTTCGACGCCTCGGCGAACGTCACGACCGGTCAGGTGTACTCCGCGGTCATCGCCAAGGAGCGGCGCGGGGAGTACCTCGGTGACACCGTCCAGGTCATCCCGCACATCACCAACGAGATCGTCGACCGGATGCGGGCCCAGGCCCGCGAGGACATCGACGTCATCATCACCGAGGTCGGCGGCACGGTCGGCGACATCGAGTCCCTGCCGTTCCTGGAGGCCGCCCGTCAGGTCCGCCAGCGCCTCGGCCGCGACAACGTGTTCTTCGTCCACGTCTCCCTCGTGCCGTACATCGGGCCCAGCGGTGAGCTGAAGACCAAGCCGACGCAGCACTCCGTCGCCCAGCTGCGCAACATCGGCATCCAGCCCGACGCCATCGTGTGCCGCGCCGACCGGGAGATCCCCGAGAGCGTCAAGCGCAAGATCGCCTCGATGTGCGACGTCGACGACGAGGCCGTCATCGCCTGCGTCGACGCGCCGTCGATCTACGACATCCCGAAGGTCATCCACCGCGAGGGCCTGGACGCCTACCTCGTCCGCAAGCTGAACCTCAGCTTCCGCGACGTCGACTGGTCGACCTGGGACGACCTGCTGCGCCGCGTGCACAACCCGCGCCGCCGCGTCGAGATCGCGCTCGTCGGCAAGTACATCGACCTGCCCGACGCCTACCTGTCGGTCACCGAGGCGCTGCGCGCCGGGGGTTTCGCCGAGGACGCGAAGGTGGACATCCGCTGGGTCGCCTCCGACGACTGCAAGACCCCCGAGGGCGCGCGCAAGCAGCTGCACGGCGTCGACGCGGTCTGCGTCCCGGGCGGTTTCGGGGTCCGCGGCATCGAGGGCAAGCTCGGTGCGCTGAAGTGGTCGCGGGAGAACGGCGTCCCGACCCTGGGGCTGTGCCTTGGCCTGCAGTGCATGGTGATCGAGTACGCGCGCAACGTCGCCGGGCTGAAGAACGCCAGTTCCACCGAGTTCGAGCCCGACGCCAAGCACCCCGTCATCGCCACGATGGCCGAGCAGCGCGAGATCGTCTCCGGCGAGGGCGACATGGGCGGCACGATGCGGCTGGGTTCCTACGACGCCGTGCTGCAGCCGGGGTCGGTCGTCGCCGCCACCTACGGCAGCGAGCGCATCTCCGAGCGGCACCGGCACCGCTACGAGGTGAACAACTCCTACCGCGACCAGCTGTCCGCCAAGGGCCTGGTGTTCTCCGGCACCTCCCCGGACCGCGAGCTCGTCGAGTTCGTCGAGCTGCCCGCCGAGGTGCACCCGTACTACGTGGGCACGCAGGCGCACCCGGAGTTCAAGTCCCGGCCGACGCGGTCGCACCCGCTGTTCTCCGGTCTCGTCGCGGCGGCTCTGCTGCGCCAGCGCGAGGGGCAGCTCCTGGACGTCGACCCCGAGCCGGCGGCCGAGGCCGGGCTCGTCGAGGAGCTCACGGACGTGAAGGCGTGA
- the steA gene encoding putative cytokinetic ring protein SteA: MIRRRWGRGDAGTGATSRAAEPGAVTGTLRVDRRTKRLTKRLRPGDIAVIDHLDLDRVSAEALVACAPAAVVNASRSTSGRYPNLGPGILVEAGIPVLDDVGQDVMTQLAEGATGVLDDEVLTSGGNVVGRGRRLNAELVAADMETARAGLSLQLEAFAANTMEYLRRERELLLDGVGVPDIRTDLDGRHALIVVRGYHYKEDLVTLRSYVREYKPVLIGVDGGADAILEAGWRPDLIVGDMDSVSDAALRSGAEVVVHAYRDGRAPGLDRVRSLGIDAVVFPATGTSEDVAMLLADDKGATLIAAVGTHVTLVEFLDKGRSGMASTFLTRLRVGGKLVDAKGVSRLYRSRVSDAQVLVLVLAGVLALVAALLVTPTGQAILAVTGARLEDLWAGLLGLLPGEGP, translated from the coding sequence GTGATCAGGCGTCGGTGGGGACGCGGCGACGCCGGGACGGGCGCGACGTCGCGGGCCGCCGAGCCCGGCGCGGTGACCGGCACCCTGCGGGTCGACCGCCGGACCAAGCGGCTGACCAAGCGCCTGCGACCCGGCGACATCGCCGTCATCGACCACCTCGACCTCGACCGCGTCTCGGCCGAGGCCCTCGTGGCCTGCGCACCGGCCGCCGTCGTCAACGCCTCGCGCAGCACGTCCGGCCGCTACCCGAACCTGGGGCCGGGCATCCTCGTCGAGGCCGGCATCCCCGTCCTCGACGACGTCGGGCAGGACGTCATGACCCAGCTGGCCGAGGGCGCCACCGGGGTCCTGGACGACGAGGTCCTCACCAGCGGCGGGAACGTCGTCGGCCGGGGTCGCCGGCTGAACGCCGAGCTGGTCGCGGCCGACATGGAGACCGCGCGCGCGGGCCTGTCGCTGCAGCTGGAGGCCTTCGCGGCCAACACCATGGAGTACCTGCGGCGCGAGCGCGAGCTGCTCCTGGACGGTGTCGGCGTCCCCGACATCCGCACCGACCTCGACGGCCGGCACGCGCTCATCGTGGTCCGCGGCTACCACTACAAGGAGGACCTCGTCACCCTCCGGTCGTACGTGCGGGAGTACAAGCCCGTGCTCATCGGCGTCGACGGCGGGGCGGACGCGATCCTGGAGGCCGGCTGGCGACCCGACCTCATCGTCGGCGACATGGACTCGGTCTCCGACGCCGCGCTGCGCAGCGGCGCCGAGGTCGTGGTCCACGCCTACCGCGACGGCCGCGCGCCGGGCCTGGACCGCGTCCGGTCCCTGGGCATCGACGCCGTCGTCTTCCCCGCGACGGGCACCAGCGAGGACGTCGCCATGCTGCTCGCCGACGACAAGGGCGCCACGCTCATCGCCGCCGTCGGCACCCACGTGACCCTCGTGGAGTTCCTCGACAAGGGCCGCTCCGGCATGGCCAGCACCTTCCTGACGCGGCTGCGGGTGGGCGGCAAGCTCGTCGACGCCAAGGGCGTCTCCCGGCTGTACCGGTCGCGGGTGTCCGACGCGCAGGTCCTCGTCCTCGTCCTGGCCGGGGTCCTGGCCCTCGTGGCGGCGCTGCTGGTGACCCCCACCGGGCAGGCCATCCTGGCCGTCACGGGGGCCCGGCTGGAGGACCTGTGGGCCGGTCTCCTGGGGTTGCTGCCGGGGGAGGGGCCCTGA
- a CDS encoding NUDIX domain-containing protein, whose protein sequence is MSFPAELGVPVVDGAELLDAVAQRRLVGSDVVFSGHVWDVVRETVELPDGGTVVRDVQRHPGAVTILALDDDENVLFIKQYRHPVRRELWELPAGLLDVAGEEPLLAARRELAEEADLVASDWAVLVDWFNSPGGSSEANRIYLARGLSAVPEADRHLREDEEKDLVPVRVPLAQAVRAVLEGRLTNPGSVIGVLALQAARAGGWQDLRPAGTPWPTGLITPPR, encoded by the coding sequence GTGAGCTTCCCGGCCGAACTGGGTGTCCCCGTCGTCGACGGGGCCGAGCTCCTGGACGCCGTCGCGCAGCGGCGGCTGGTGGGTTCGGACGTGGTGTTCTCGGGGCACGTCTGGGACGTCGTGCGCGAGACGGTGGAACTGCCCGACGGCGGCACGGTCGTGCGCGACGTGCAGCGCCACCCGGGCGCGGTGACGATCCTGGCCCTCGACGACGACGAGAACGTCCTGTTCATCAAGCAGTACCGCCACCCCGTGCGGCGGGAGCTGTGGGAGCTGCCCGCCGGGCTGCTGGACGTCGCCGGGGAGGAACCGCTGCTGGCGGCCCGGCGCGAGCTGGCCGAGGAGGCCGACCTCGTCGCCTCCGACTGGGCCGTCCTGGTGGACTGGTTCAACTCCCCCGGGGGGTCCAGCGAGGCCAACCGCATCTACCTGGCGCGCGGCCTGAGCGCCGTCCCCGAGGCCGACCGGCACCTGCGGGAGGACGAGGAGAAGGACCTCGTCCCGGTGCGGGTGCCGCTGGCGCAGGCCGTGCGGGCCGTCCTGGAGGGGCGGCTGACCAACCCCGGCAGCGTCATCGGCGTCCTGGCGCTGCAGGCGGCCCGGGCCGGCGGCTGGCAGGACCTGCGCCCGGCGGGCACGCCGTGGCCGACGGGGCTCATCACGCCGCCGCGCTGA
- a CDS encoding glycosyltransferase encodes MGPVVFVLGSSAGGVGRHVAELCARLRADGTDVRVAAPAQTLRRFAFGVPATAVEIGPSIDPARDLRAARALRRAVAAVPGALVHAHGVRAGFVATLAVPRRTPLVVTLHNAVLGRGPRAGLGLAVLGVVCRRADVVLGVSGDLVALAHRLGAGVADRALVPAPPLPPGDAARGRAVLGTGPVALAVARLAPQKDLGTLLEAAGRSGVRVAVAGDGPLLDDLAARVRAEDLPVELLGRREDVADLLAAADVAVSTSVWEGQPVFVQEALRAGVPLVATDAGGTREVTGDAALLVPVGDAGAVAQALARLAGDATERAVRSERARQRAAQLPTGDDAAEQVRRVHAAARG; translated from the coding sequence GTGGGACCTGTCGTGTTCGTGCTGGGCAGCAGCGCCGGGGGGGTGGGCCGGCACGTCGCCGAGCTGTGCGCGCGGCTGCGCGCCGACGGCACCGACGTCCGGGTCGCGGCCCCCGCGCAGACCCTGCGGCGCTTCGCCTTCGGCGTCCCGGCGACGGCCGTGGAGATCGGCCCGAGCATCGACCCGGCCCGGGACCTGCGGGCCGCGCGGGCCCTGCGCCGGGCGGTGGCGGCCGTGCCGGGGGCGCTGGTGCACGCCCACGGCGTGCGCGCCGGGTTCGTGGCGACCCTCGCCGTCCCGCGCCGCACGCCCCTGGTCGTGACGCTGCACAACGCCGTCCTGGGCCGCGGGCCGCGGGCCGGGCTGGGGCTGGCCGTGCTCGGGGTGGTGTGCCGGCGGGCCGACGTCGTGCTGGGCGTCTCGGGTGACCTGGTCGCCCTGGCCCACCGCCTCGGCGCCGGGGTGGCCGACCGCGCCCTCGTGCCGGCACCCCCGCTGCCGCCCGGTGACGCCGCCCGCGGCCGCGCCGTCCTGGGCACGGGGCCGGTGGCGCTGGCCGTGGCCCGGCTGGCCCCGCAGAAGGACCTGGGGACGCTGCTGGAGGCCGCGGGGCGCTCGGGGGTCCGCGTCGCCGTCGCCGGTGACGGGCCGCTGCTCGACGACCTCGCCGCCCGGGTCCGCGCCGAGGACCTGCCCGTCGAGCTGCTCGGTCGCCGCGAGGACGTCGCGGACCTGCTCGCCGCGGCCGACGTCGCCGTCAGCACCAGCGTCTGGGAGGGGCAGCCGGTCTTCGTGCAGGAGGCGCTGCGGGCCGGGGTCCCCCTCGTGGCGACCGACGCCGGGGGCACGCGGGAGGTGACCGGCGACGCCGCGCTGCTGGTGCCGGTGGGGGACGCCGGCGCGGTCGCCCAGGCCCTGGCCCGGCTCGCCGGGGACGCCACCGAGCGGGCCGTGCGCTCCGAGCGGGCCCGGCAGCGGGCGGCGCAGCTGCCGACGGGGGACGACGCCGCCGAGCAGGTCCGCCGGGTCCACGCCGCCGCGCGCGGCTGA